The Streptococcus sp. oral taxon 431 nucleotide sequence AACGATTTGGGGCGCAGTAAATTCAAATCTTTCAATTTGTACACGTTGTAGGTTTGTAGCACCACCTGTACTGGCTGCAAATGATAAAGCATAAAGAGCATTAGATTTTGATAGCTCTGTTCTTGCATTTGGTGAAATTTTACCATTTGTTCTCGTTATATTTGTCGACCATGTTTGATTACCATAGGTTACTGTAAACTGCTTTGAATCACCTTTATATTCTATCTTAAAATCTACCCATTGACCGTTTGGAGCCGGAGTTAGAGCTTTTGCATCTGAAATATTATCTACTTTACCTCCAGCATTTGATGAGTAAAATGCACCAAAGGCATTGTTTATGTCACCATATCGTGGGTCTTTAATTGAATTATCCTTAGCAGCTGGGTTGCTTGTGTTGTGATATGAGTCCAGTTTGAAACCGAAGGCATTTTTGATAGTTCCCATACCAACGGAAGCACCATTTTGACCTAGTTTATCAACATTACCTGTGTGGAAGACAAAACCGACACCGTCCCCACCAACACGACCATCTACAGGATGTCCCTCATATTTATTACCGATATCGATTTTGCCAGTAAATGTGAAATCCTCATTCGAATCGATTTTGAATCGAAGGTAAGCATTACCAGCTTGATCTCGAGCATCTTCAGTTAACCGAATTGTCCCTGTACTTTCATCATAACTTGCTGTTCCACCTTCTTGGAAGAAACTTTCAAAGTTTTCTTTAGTAACTACCGCTCTTTGCAGGTTGTTTTCATCCACTGAGCGAACTGATCCTTCAGAAGTCGCACGTTTGTTTCTTACTTTAGGAGTTTCTGAAGAATCTGTAGTTTCTTCAGATGCTGCTTCAGTTGTTGTTTCAACTGTTGCTTCAGTAACTTCCTTCACACTTGCCACTGCTTGAGTCAAACGTTCAACACTTTGGTTTACTTGTTCTTGGCTTGCTGAACCGTTCGCAACTAATGCTTCTGCTTCTGCAATTGCAGCTGTTACTTCAGCTTTAACCGAAGCTTCTTGAGCATCCAAGTTTTTAGCTTTTGCCTGTGCCAAAACAGCTTCTAGTTGAGACTTGTCAACAGAAACTGCAGTTGTTGCTGAATTTGCTTCTACTGTTTCAGTCGCAACCGGGCTAGTTGCTGCTGGTGCCGCATAGGTAGGCGCCTCTGCAGTAGGTTCAACTTGTGTTGTTGAAGTTGTAACTTCTGCCTTCGCTTCTGCGGTGTCAGCATGAACCGTTGGAGTCGCTAAAGTTGCTCCAACTGCAAATACAAGCGAACAACCAAACAGGAAATGTTTTCCTTTTTTGATCATCCGCCAGTTCTTCTGTTCCGCATTTTTACGGTTAAAATACATCACGTATCTCCTTTTTTATTTTTGTAATATTGTATTTCACATACAGAGCAATTATAACTTATTCGCTTTCAATATTCAAATTATTTGTTTTATTTTTTAAAAAAGGTCTATTTTATATAAATACATATGCTTGGTATCCTTTTCAACCTATAAATACAAGTATTTTTGATGTGAAAATAAGATTGATTAGTCCTGAAAAACATTGAAAATAGTGATTTTTTGTCAATTTTTATTTTATGCGTTTTTTAAAAACTTATTTTTGTTTTATTTGTGATTGTTTACATATTTTTTACAAAAAGGATTTATATCAGATCTAAAAACATTTTAGTTTCTATTTTCTAAAATAAGAGAGTATTCACTCCATAAAAAAGGCGGTGGGACAGAAATTGATAGACCAAAGTCTCGATTTCGTAGTCCCAGCCCCGCGAGGATGATTAGAAGCTTTTTGGAGTCCAAAAGACGAACAAAAAGTTCAATCAGCTACCGCGTCAAAGTTTGATTCCTAATAAAAAATGAGGTCGGGATCTTTTGTCCCAACCTCCAGTATATAAATTTATTTCACTTCAAATCCTTCTGCAACTGCGTTCGCAAAGTTTTCTTCAACGATGCTTGCGCAGTGGTCACAGATGACTGCATGGTAGCTACGTTCTGCTGTACTTGGGTCGATACGACGGCAACGGTCACATACTTCACCTGCAGCGCGTTCAACTGTGAAGGCTACATCTTCAAAGGCTACTGCACCTTCTGGAGCTGGTCCTTCTGCGATAGTCAATTCTGAGACGATCAAAAGTTGAGCAACATTGCTATCAACAGCCCCAAGAAGAGTTTTCACGACTTCGTTTGGGTAAACTGTCAAGTGAGCTTCAAGGGATTTACCGATGACTTTTTCATTACGAGCTTCTTCCAAGGCTTTTTGAGCTTGTCCACGGAAGTCCATGAAGGCTGCCCATGTGTCCAAGATTTCCTCTTGGTTCGCAAAAGTTTGAGCTTCTGGCAATTCTGACAATTGAACAAAGTCTTCGGCTTCAAACTCAAGATATGACCAAATTTCTTCAGCTGTGTGAGGAAGAATTGGTGTCAAGAGTTTGGTAATTTTCACAAGGATATCGTAGAAGACGGTCTGCATTTGACGACGTTCAAGCGACTTAGCCCCTTCAATGTAAACAACATCTTTGGCGAAGTCAAGGTAGAAGGCAGATAGATCAACGTTGATAAAGTTCACTAGGGCTTTATAGATTGTCAAGAATTCAAAGTTTGCATAAGCGTCACGAATGGTCTTAACAAGCTGGTTAAAGCGAATAGTCATGTACTTATCAACTGAGCGAAGCTCTTCGTAAGCTACTGAATCTTGAGCTGGGTTAAAGTCAGATGTATTGGCAATCAAGAAACGAAGAGTGTTACGGATCTTACGGTAAGTTTCAGATACTTGGCTCAAGATATCCATAGAGATACGCACGTCGTTACTTGAGTCAACACTTGTTACCCAGAGACGCAAGATTTCCGCACCAAATTGTTTTTCAACATCGCTTGGAGCAATGGTATTTCCAAGAGATTTAGACATCTTCTCACCTTTACCGTCAAGGGCAAAACCTTGTGACAAGATTTGTTTGTAAGGTGCTACGCCATGGTTGGCAACAGATGTGATGAGTGATGAGTTAAACCAACCACGGTATTGGTCAGAACCTTCTAGGTAAAGGTCTGCTGGGTATTTGAGTTCTGGGCGATTAACCACGACACCATTCCATGATGAACCTGAGTCAAACCATACGTCCATGATGTCTGTTTCTTTCTTGAACTCACCATTTGGTGAACCTGGATGTGTAAATCCTTCTGGCAAGAGGTCTTTAGCATCACGTTCCCACCAGATGATAGAACCATGGTCTTCAAAGAGTTGAGCCACATGCTCAATCGTTTCAGCTGTCATGATAGCTGTTCCGTCTTCGGCATAAAAGATTGGAAGTGGGACACCCCAAGCACGTTGACGAGAGATTACCCAGTCACCACGGTCACGAATCATGTTGTAAAGACGGACTTTACCCCATTCTGAGTGGAATTTCACTTTTTCAATTTCGTCCAAGATTTCTTGACGGAATTTTGATACAGAGGCAAACCATTGTGGAACTGCACGCCAGATGATTGGTTTTTTCGTACGCCAGTCAAATGGGTATGAGTGAGAGATTTCTTCCTGGGCAAGAAGCAAATTACCAAGTTTTTCAATGACAGTTGGGACAACCTTATCATAGAATTGACCTTCAAACTCAGCCCCAGCATTAGCCATCATGATTCCGCGTTCGTTAACAGTCACGGCAACTTCTAGACCATTAGCAATACCGACATTGTAGTCGTCCTCACCAAAACCAGGAGCTGTATGGACGATACCTGTACCAGAGTCAGTTGTAACGTGGTCACCAAGGATAACAAGTTCATCTACTGCAGTATCCCATGGGTGTTCTGTCACGATGTGGTTCAATTCTTGACCACGATATGTCTCCAAGACTTGAACATCAGACCAGCCGAATTTCTCAGACAAGCTGTTCAACAATTCTGCAGCAACCACAAACTTACGAGCTTCACCAGCAGGTTGAACCAAAACGTAATCAATATCCGCTCCAACCGTCAAACCACGAGAAGCTGTAATAGTAAATGGAGTTGTAGTCCATACCACGATATAAGTATCAGTGTCTAAAACATCTTTGCCATCTTTGACCTTGTTGGCATAGTAAAGAGAAGTTGAAACCAAGTCATGGTATTCAATCTCCGCTTCAGCAAGAGCTGACTCAGAAGACCAAGACCAGTAAACTGGTTTCGCACCGCGGTAGATATAGCCTTTGTTTGCCATTTCACCAAAGACACGGATTTGAGCTGCTTCATAGTCAGGAGTCAGTGTTACATATGGATTTTCCCAATCACCTGAAACACCCAAACGTTTAAAGTCTTCACGTTGTTTATCTACTTGAGAAAGGGCGTATTCACGGCAAAGTTTCAAGTATTCAACCAAGTCCATCTCTTTGCGTTTGACACCTTGTTTTGACAAGACTTGCTCGATTGGCAGACCATGAGTATCCCAACCAGGAATAAATGGCGCGTAAAATCCTGACATAGACTTAGAACGAACGATGATATCTTTAGAAATCTTGTTCATCGCATGACCAACGTGGATATTTCCGTTAGCGTATGGAGGACCATCATGCAAGGTGAAATGAGGTTTCCCTTCATTCAACTCTTGACGACGTTGGTAAAGTTTAGCTTCTTCCCATTCTTTTTGCCATACTGGCTCTTTGGTAGGAAGGCCTGCTCGCATTGGGAAGTCTGTTTCCCCAAGATTTAAAGTTTCTTTGAGTTTCATGATATCTCCTTTATTATATAGACAAAATAAAAACCACGACTCGCTAAAAAGGACGAAGATCGTGGTACCACCTTTATTCGGAAAAAGAACTAGTCTTTCTCCCTCTTTTCCCGTAACGTGGGCGACGTCAAATCTTACTAACTTCAGACTTGATAACTTGAGAGGATAATCTCATCAACAGGGATTGTAGGACTTCCACCATCTCCTACTCGCTGAAAATATGTTAAATTAGATCTTGTTCTCAGATTTTCTTTCTTATAAAAGATTAATAGATTCTGTCAAGGGTGTTGGTTGAGAATCTTCTTGGCTTGAAGAATCAACTTCTTCTACTACTGAGCTAGCAGTAGCTGGCTTTTCTTCTTTTTGTGATTCAGCCAATTCTCGATTAGCTGCTTCAATACGGGCTTGGAGCTCTGCTACTTCCTCAGGTGAAAACTGACGGGTCATGTCAATCGGCTCTTCATCCTGATAGGTAGAAACATCTTCACCCAAAACTTCTCCAACAACTCCTTTAAAGGCTTCGTCACTTGTTTGAAGGTAAGTTGCTGTCGGGCGCAAAATTTCTTCCCAGTCAGAAGAGTCTACAATAGCTAATTGACTCTCAATCGTAGATTTCAAACGTTGATGGAAGACACGGCTCTTATTCTTCAACTCTTCCGTCTCTACTGCAACCTTCTTAGCATTATCCGTAGCTTGACGCAAGATTTCATTAGCCTTATACTTAGCTTCATCAAGCAGACGTTGGGCATCTTGTTCAGCCTGTTTAAGGATATTTTGAGAGCGTTCATTGGCAGCTTGTTTGACACGTTCTGCAGTATCTTGAGCAATCAATACAGACTGGCTCAATGACTCCTTAATCTCATCGAAATAAGACAAACGTTCCTCTAAATTTTTAATGTGTTGCTCTTTTTCATGGTTACTACGAACAAGCGCTTCATAATCACGAACAACAATATCTAGAAATTCATCAACTTCTTCAGGATTAAAACCTCTAAACTTGGTACTAAAGGTTTTATCCTTGATTTCTAACGATGTAATTGGCATATTTTTCCTCACTTACTTAATAAAAAATAGAATCATTCAATGGTTCTTGCTCGTTTGTCACTGTTCTCTTAGGAAAATCAGTAGTAAAAGACGAAAGACGTTCTTCTAATCTTTTGATATAGACTTCAGTTTCATCCTTGTAACGGACTAGTTCCTCATAGTCAAAATAAATCTTATCCAAGAATTCGTCAACTTCTTCCTTATTATAGCCTCTGAATTTAATGGAGAAAACTTTATCAATAATTTCTTGTGGTGTAATCGACATGTTTCTTCTCACTTACTTAGTAGTAATTGGACTGTTATTTTTTTCTTATCTTTTTTGGTTTGACCATTTTCTTTGAGTAAGATAATCCGTCCAAAGCGTCTAACGCTTACTAAATCACCTAACTTAACTTGATAGTCAGATTTTTCAACCAGATGGTAATTTACCTGAACAAATTTTCTTTCTAATAAATCAGCTGTCTGAGAGCGAGACAATTTCAGAACATTTGACAAGAAAGCATCCAAGCGCATACTCGGAACTAAAACTTCCTTTTCCTGATAATCACTCTCGGCTTCTACCAATTCTTCAAAAGATACGACTTCTAGTTTGACAGGCAATCTAGCAATCTTTTGAATCCCATCTTGAAAGAGAGAAGTGAATTTTTGGTCCACAATGATTTGGGCTCTATTCTCCGTAACTAAAATATCACCAAATAATTTGCGATCAATTCCCAGACGATTCAGAACAGTTCCTAAAATCTTGGAATGAGTCAATTGGTCAAACTTACTAGAATAAACAATCTCAAGCAATTCCATTTCAAAATCCGCCAAAGTCGGTACGAAATAATCTGGTGCAAGAAGCACACGACTATACTCACTAGGTACAAAATCATTGCTTGAAAAAACTTGAATCCCATGATGATTCCCCAATGTCTTTAAAATAAAGATCTGATGGGGATTGATAAAGGGAGTTAGGATGGGAGCGTAATGTTCTTCAACCTGCCTAAGCCACTCCAGTCCCTTATCAATGAAAGGAATATCCTCGACTGAGAAATGCTGATAAATATCTTTTCTCATGCTAGCATTAACAGAAAACGGATCAAATAGTTACCGACTAAATGAACTAAAATGACAGCCACCCAAACTGTAAGATCAAAGACACCAACCCTTAGTGGCAAACGTCTCAAGGGTTGAAGGATCGGTTTGACTAAGCTAGTTAACAAACGACCTAGTGCTGTATCATAGGCATTGGGTAACCAAGATAATAGAGCAAAAGCTACAAGTATCCATGAATAGATAGTTGCAGCATTCTGTATAAAACGAATTAGAAAAATCATTACTTCACTCGATTTCTCTTCATATCAAAATCAAACTCTTCACCGTGAGAACCATCAGGCAAGCGAATGTCTTCAATATTAACAACAACTCCTACTGGTGTCAAAAGATACATAGTATTTGCAACTTTTCTCAATTCACCAGCAAGCACATGGCGAGCTCCATCTAAGTAATCTAGACAGCGGCGTGCTTGTACTTCAGTCATGTATTGGAAGTCAATTAGAATACTTTCGTTGCCTGCTAACAAATCAACGATATCTGTTGCATCTTCGTAGCGACGAGGATAACGAACATCAATAGTTACCTTTTCTGTGCTACGATGGCTCTGCATCGCCAACTCTTGCTGACGAGCATGAAGGCGTGTAATATTTTTCTCTTTAGAATTCACTTGTGAAGATTGTGGTGACTGTTGAGCTCGTGGAAGTTCTTCCTTTGGAGCCGAAACTGAAGTTAAGGTTTGTTCAGACTTTAATTCAGCAACGCTTGGTGCCACCTCTTCTCCATCTTCAGTGAAATAATCTATAAACTTATCAAATTTATCTTTTAGTGACATGGTTATTTCCTATTTAAAAAATGCTGTACCGATTCGAACGAAAGTTGAACCACATTGAATCGCTTCTTTGAAGTCTCGACTCATACCCATACTTAGTTCGGTCATCGGCATATTAGGGAGATGTTTTTCTTGAATGGTTTTTTGCAATTCTTGCGTTTCTTTAAATATGTCTAGTAACTCTTGACTAGTTGCTTCAAATGGAGCCATGGTCATCAGACCTACATACTCAATCTGGTCTAATTCTGAAAGTTCTGGTAAGAGAGCTAACAATTCTTCTTTCGAAAAACCGTGCTTACTTTCTTCCTTAGAAATATTTACTTGCAAAAAGCACTTAATCTTGTGGTCCGCTCGTTTTTGAATTTCCTGAGCTAGCTTTAAGGAATCTAAAGCATGAAAATAATCCACATAAGAAATCACTTCCTTGACTTTACGTCTCTGTAAGGTTCCAATCAAATGCCAGGTAAGATTCTGATCACTCAGAGCATGATACTTGTCAAGAAATTTATCAACACGGTTCTCACCAATGTGTTGCACTCCTTGCGAAACCAAAGCTGAGGCTGTTTCAACATCTACATATTTGGTCACCGCAATCACAGAAACCGAATCGTTTTCACGACCGGCTTCCTGAACTGCATTCGATATCTGTTGAAAAACAAGGTTCGTATTTTCTTTTAAATTCATCTTCATTAACGATTTTTAAAGAATGGTGGTGTTTCCAACTCGTCTTCATCTGTCGCTGTTGGAACTTCAAAACGTTCCACTGGAGAAACAACTGGTTCTCCTTGACGAACAATGGCATCGCGTCTCAAGTCCCAGTCACCAAAGGCCGATGTCTTTGGCGCTTCTTGACGGCGATAACTTGGAGTTGGAATTTCTGCTGTATCAGCCATATCAAAATTACGGTCAAAAGTTTGTACATGGCTAGTTCGAGCAGGTTCACGATGTGTTGCTTGACGTGGTTGAGCAGTTACAACTTTCTCAACTTTATCCTGACGTACTCCTGTTGCAACAACAGTCACGCGGATTTCGTCTTTCATTGTCTCATCGATAGATGTTCCAAGCCAGATGTTAACACCATGACCAGCTGCTTGGTTCACAATTTCTGATGCTTCTTCAGCTTCAATCAAAGTCAAGTCCAAGCCACCCGTTACATTGACAATCACATCTTCTGCTCCATCGATAGTTGTTTCAAGAAGTGGTGAGTAGATTGCTTTACGAGCAGCTTCTACAACACGTTCTTCACCGCTACCGATACCAATACCCATGAGGGCATTACCTTTGTTGGCCATAACCGTCTTAACGTCTGCAAAGTCCAAGTTGATCAAACCAGGATTTGTAATCAAATCTGTAATCCCTTGTACACCTTGACGAAGAACGTTGTCAGCTTCACTCAATGCTTCAAGAAGTGGAGTCTTCTTGTCAACGATTTCTAGCAAGTTGTTGTTTGAGATAATCAAGAGTGTATCAACATGCTCACGAAGTTCGTTAATTCCTTCGATGGCAAATTGTCCACGTTTGCTTCCTTCAAAACCAAATGGACGAGTTACAACACCGACTGTCAAAGCACCAAGACTTTTTGCAATACGAGCGATAACTGGTGCAGCACCTGTACCAGAACCACCACCCATACCAGCAGTGATGAAGACCATGTCAGCACCGCTGATTGCTTCTGTCAATACTTCTTCGCTTTCTTCTGCAGCTTTACGACCAACTTCAGGTTGTCCTCCTGCACCAAGTCCGCGAGTCAATTTAGGGCCGAGCTGAATAACTGTCTCAGCTTTTGTACTGCTCAAAGCCTGTACATCTGTGTTGGCTGCGATAAATTCAACGCCGGAAACGCCTTCGTCAACCATACGGTTGATGGCATTTCCACCACCACCGCCGACACCGATTACTTTAATGACTGCACCTTGTGCAGCTGCTGTATCAAATGAAAATGTCATATTTATATTCCTCTATTTTATTCGTCAAACATGCTTCCAATCAAACTACGGAAACGATCCGTTAATTTACCTTTGCTCTTTTCTTCTGATTGAAGAGGAGCTACTGGTTCAACAGATTGAGTTGTTTCAGGCTCAGGAGTTGTCACTGTATTAAATACTGGTCGTGGAGAAACAGGTGAAACTGGTTGAGCTGAACTTCTAAAGTCAATCGGTTGGTGGCGTAAACTTTCGTCACCTCGAATTGCTCGTTGTGCCAAAACATTCACTTCAGTAAGACTACCAGCGAATTCTGACAAGCTGATGACATGAGCGAAAGCAGGGTTGCGAATACCAACTTGATTTGGCACGAATAATTTAACACGTACTCCAAATACTTCTTGGGCCAATTCAACGACACCTGGAAGAAGGGCATTCCCACCAATTAAGACAATACCTCCTGGCAAGTCTAATAGGTGACGTCTTTCTAAGTCTTGCTTAATTTGCTCAAAAATGTGCTTAAGTCTTGCTGAAATAATCTCAGCCAAGTATTCCTCAGTCACTTCAACTGGTTCAACCTCACCGATTACTTCAACTTGGAAGGTTTCCTTGCTAGCTAACGGTGGATAAGCTTCCCCGTAGTTCAGTTTTAGACCTTCTGCAATTTTCTTAGAAGTCTTGAGAACTTTAGAAATGTCTTTTGTGACATAATCGCCACCCTCTTGGTTGACATTTGTGTATTGAAGTTCTTGGTTGCGAATAGTGGCAACAGTCGTTTGACCACCACCCATGTCGATAACAGTCGCACCAAACTCACGTTCACCTTCATTCAAGACAGAGTGAACCATTGCAAGAGGTGAAATAATCACGTTATCGACTTGAACGCCTACACGCTCAACAGTTTTACGAAGATTGTGAAGGATCGTACGTGGGCCAGTGTACAAGAGACCGCGCATTTCCAAACGCACACCCATCATCCCTCGAGGATCACGAATTCCTTGGAATCCATCTACGACAAATTCCTCTGGAATAAAGGTGATAACTTCACGGTCTGGAGTCATACTTTTAGTCAAGGCTGATTTGACAACATTTTCGACATCTTGATCCGTAATTTCTTTTGTATCTGATGTCACTGGAATCATGCCTTGAGTTGGCTCCACTTGTAGCAAATTAGCTGGCAAACCAACGTTTACAGACTTGATTGAAATTCCTGCTTTTTCTTCTGCTTGAGAAATTGCAGACTTAATAGCAGTCGCTGCTGCTTCGATGTCAACGATAATCCCATCTTTGACACCTTTACTTTTGGCATTGCTAACGCCAATTACATTTACTTCACCATTTACAAGCTCTGCAACCAACACTTTAATAGAGCTAGTTCCGATATCTAAGCCTGTAAAAAAACCATTTCTAGTCATTACACTGCGTCCTCTCTATCTTCCCAGTTTCACACTTCTATTTTTAATAGCTACACCAAGGCATAACTACTCACAAAATATTATAACACAAAAAAAACATTCGTGCTCGAATTTTCTAACATTTAAACAAGCTTTTTCTTGAATTTTTATAATTATCCGACGATTGCATATACGAGCAAACAAAAAAAGAAAGAGAATCTCTCTTCTCTCTCTTTCTGTATACATTTTGGCCTCCAGTAAGGCTATTTTTTATGGTCTTGTTTGTAGAATTCTTTCAAGGCATCTTGCCAAGTTGGGATGACAAATCCAGTAGCTTTAGCTTTGGCAAGGCTCATCGTTGAGTTTAGTGGACGTTTCGCCTTAGCAGGAAATTGGCTTGAGTCTACTGGCTTGACTTCGACATCTGTATCCTTCAAAATTTCAACTGCAAAGTCATACCAAGTTGTGTCTTCCGTCGCATCATTTGACAAATGATAATAACCAAATTCCTTGCGATTTTCAGCTAGGAAAGTCATGAACTCGGCCAAGGTACGCGTCCAGGTTGGTCGACCATGTTGATCATTTACAACTGTCAAGGTCTTATGTGTTTTTGCAAGATTTTGCATGGTAAACACGAAGTTTTTCCCATAATTTCCAAAAACCCAGGCGGTACGGATAATATAGAAGTTTGAAACGTGTTTTTCTACAAGCTCCTCTCCCATACGCTTAGTACGACCATATTCTGTTTGGGGATCTGGTTTGTCATCTACTTCCCACTCTTGCCCGACTGGCTTCTTACCGTCAAAGACATAATCTGTAGAGATGTAGACTAGAGTTGCACCATGCTTTTCAGATGCCTTTGCGACATTTTCTGTCCCTGTAACATTGATGGCAAAGTCCAATTCTTTCCCTTCATCCTCTGCCGCATCAACAGCGGTGTAGGCAGCACAGTGGTAGACTAAAGTCGGTTTCACCTCTTCAAAAACTTTCTCAACCA carries:
- the ileS gene encoding isoleucine--tRNA ligase; protein product: MKLKETLNLGETDFPMRAGLPTKEPVWQKEWEEAKLYQRRQELNEGKPHFTLHDGPPYANGNIHVGHAMNKISKDIIVRSKSMSGFYAPFIPGWDTHGLPIEQVLSKQGVKRKEMDLVEYLKLCREYALSQVDKQREDFKRLGVSGDWENPYVTLTPDYEAAQIRVFGEMANKGYIYRGAKPVYWSWSSESALAEAEIEYHDLVSTSLYYANKVKDGKDVLDTDTYIVVWTTTPFTITASRGLTVGADIDYVLVQPAGEARKFVVAAELLNSLSEKFGWSDVQVLETYRGQELNHIVTEHPWDTAVDELVILGDHVTTDSGTGIVHTAPGFGEDDYNVGIANGLEVAVTVNERGIMMANAGAEFEGQFYDKVVPTVIEKLGNLLLAQEEISHSYPFDWRTKKPIIWRAVPQWFASVSKFRQEILDEIEKVKFHSEWGKVRLYNMIRDRGDWVISRQRAWGVPLPIFYAEDGTAIMTAETIEHVAQLFEDHGSIIWWERDAKDLLPEGFTHPGSPNGEFKKETDIMDVWFDSGSSWNGVVVNRPELKYPADLYLEGSDQYRGWFNSSLITSVANHGVAPYKQILSQGFALDGKGEKMSKSLGNTIAPSDVEKQFGAEILRLWVTSVDSSNDVRISMDILSQVSETYRKIRNTLRFLIANTSDFNPAQDSVAYEELRSVDKYMTIRFNQLVKTIRDAYANFEFLTIYKALVNFINVDLSAFYLDFAKDVVYIEGAKSLERRQMQTVFYDILVKITKLLTPILPHTAEEIWSYLEFEAEDFVQLSELPEAQTFANQEEILDTWAAFMDFRGQAQKALEEARNEKVIGKSLEAHLTVYPNEVVKTLLGAVDSNVAQLLIVSELTIAEGPAPEGAVAFEDVAFTVERAAGEVCDRCRRIDPSTAERSYHAVICDHCASIVEENFANAVAEGFEVK
- a CDS encoding DivIVA domain-containing protein; protein product: MPITSLEIKDKTFSTKFRGFNPEEVDEFLDIVVRDYEALVRSNHEKEQHIKNLEERLSYFDEIKESLSQSVLIAQDTAERVKQAANERSQNILKQAEQDAQRLLDEAKYKANEILRQATDNAKKVAVETEELKNKSRVFHQRLKSTIESQLAIVDSSDWEEILRPTATYLQTSDEAFKGVVGEVLGEDVSTYQDEEPIDMTRQFSPEEVAELQARIEAANRELAESQKEEKPATASSVVEEVDSSSQEDSQPTPLTESINLL
- a CDS encoding DivIVA domain-containing protein is translated as MSITPQEIIDKVFSIKFRGYNKEEVDEFLDKIYFDYEELVRYKDETEVYIKRLEERLSSFTTDFPKRTVTNEQEPLNDSIFY
- a CDS encoding YlmH family RNA-binding protein, translating into MRKDIYQHFSVEDIPFIDKGLEWLRQVEEHYAPILTPFINPHQIFILKTLGNHHGIQVFSSNDFVPSEYSRVLLAPDYFVPTLADFEMELLEIVYSSKFDQLTHSKILGTVLNRLGIDRKLFGDILVTENRAQIIVDQKFTSLFQDGIQKIARLPVKLEVVSFEELVEAESDYQEKEVLVPSMRLDAFLSNVLKLSRSQTADLLERKFVQVNYHLVEKSDYQVKLGDLVSVRRFGRIILLKENGQTKKDKKKITVQLLLSK
- a CDS encoding YggT family protein, with amino-acid sequence MIFLIRFIQNAATIYSWILVAFALLSWLPNAYDTALGRLLTSLVKPILQPLRRLPLRVGVFDLTVWVAVILVHLVGNYLIRFLLMLA
- a CDS encoding cell division protein SepF → MSLKDKFDKFIDYFTEDGEEVAPSVAELKSEQTLTSVSAPKEELPRAQQSPQSSQVNSKEKNITRLHARQQELAMQSHRSTEKVTIDVRYPRRYEDATDIVDLLAGNESILIDFQYMTEVQARRCLDYLDGARHVLAGELRKVANTMYLLTPVGVVVNIEDIRLPDGSHGEEFDFDMKRNRVK
- a CDS encoding YggS family pyridoxal phosphate-dependent enzyme; this translates as MNLKENTNLVFQQISNAVQEAGRENDSVSVIAVTKYVDVETASALVSQGVQHIGENRVDKFLDKYHALSDQNLTWHLIGTLQRRKVKEVISYVDYFHALDSLKLAQEIQKRADHKIKCFLQVNISKEESKHGFSKEELLALLPELSELDQIEYVGLMTMAPFEATSQELLDIFKETQELQKTIQEKHLPNMPMTELSMGMSRDFKEAIQCGSTFVRIGTAFFK
- the ftsZ gene encoding cell division protein FtsZ — protein: MTFSFDTAAAQGAVIKVIGVGGGGGNAINRMVDEGVSGVEFIAANTDVQALSSTKAETVIQLGPKLTRGLGAGGQPEVGRKAAEESEEVLTEAISGADMVFITAGMGGGSGTGAAPVIARIAKSLGALTVGVVTRPFGFEGSKRGQFAIEGINELREHVDTLLIISNNNLLEIVDKKTPLLEALSEADNVLRQGVQGITDLITNPGLINLDFADVKTVMANKGNALMGIGIGSGEERVVEAARKAIYSPLLETTIDGAEDVIVNVTGGLDLTLIEAEEASEIVNQAAGHGVNIWLGTSIDETMKDEIRVTVVATGVRQDKVEKVVTAQPRQATHREPARTSHVQTFDRNFDMADTAEIPTPSYRRQEAPKTSAFGDWDLRRDAIVRQGEPVVSPVERFEVPTATDEDELETPPFFKNR
- the ftsA gene encoding cell division protein FtsA, whose product is MTRNGFFTGLDIGTSSIKVLVAELVNGEVNVIGVSNAKSKGVKDGIIVDIEAAATAIKSAISQAEEKAGISIKSVNVGLPANLLQVEPTQGMIPVTSDTKEITDQDVENVVKSALTKSMTPDREVITFIPEEFVVDGFQGIRDPRGMMGVRLEMRGLLYTGPRTILHNLRKTVERVGVQVDNVIISPLAMVHSVLNEGEREFGATVIDMGGGQTTVATIRNQELQYTNVNQEGGDYVTKDISKVLKTSKKIAEGLKLNYGEAYPPLASKETFQVEVIGEVEPVEVTEEYLAEIISARLKHIFEQIKQDLERRHLLDLPGGIVLIGGNALLPGVVELAQEVFGVRVKLFVPNQVGIRNPAFAHVISLSEFAGSLTEVNVLAQRAIRGDESLRHQPIDFRSSAQPVSPVSPRPVFNTVTTPEPETTQSVEPVAPLQSEEKSKGKLTDRFRSLIGSMFDE
- the rfbD gene encoding dTDP-4-dehydrorhamnose reductase, whose translation is MILITGANGQLGTELRHLLDERNEEYVAVDVAEMDITDAEMVEKVFEEVKPTLVYHCAAYTAVDAAEDEGKELDFAINVTGTENVAKASEKHGATLVYISTDYVFDGKKPVGQEWEVDDKPDPQTEYGRTKRMGEELVEKHVSNFYIIRTAWVFGNYGKNFVFTMQNLAKTHKTLTVVNDQHGRPTWTRTLAEFMTFLAENRKEFGYYHLSNDATEDTTWYDFAVEILKDTDVEVKPVDSSQFPAKAKRPLNSTMSLAKAKATGFVIPTWQDALKEFYKQDHKK